One window of the Carassius auratus strain Wakin unplaced genomic scaffold, ASM336829v1 scaf_tig00217031, whole genome shotgun sequence genome contains the following:
- the LOC113099773 gene encoding zinc finger protein OZF-like, whose protein sequence is MLSMKAQVDVVCCKSVGTDLSMLDIEDFITEICQLKKEVASLEAKLRERGDKLNREDSVWSVRDQRSRVTQDSDLSLTLLCYTDAQDHESTDQTSDCNAGEQQMLQTPLKMCSVKLVDCRNLIESRGEETTAEKQQQHTDEEEEEENNGEEDEDGDDCTENNDDVDDGDFVPSDNNAGLSPDGETASTSKDQKTKKGFSCATCGKTFSKQCNLTRHTRKKKHTEHNDYSCKICNISFPTFKERTVHSKEHSVKKEFHCEQCGKDFFNTLYSMRAHIKTHEEKTLQCNECNKYFRNKRDLSVHMRIHTGEKPYQCPKCEKSFNQGTHLKNHLLLHTNERPHQCPQCEKSFTQGSSLKTHLLKHSNDNPYQCSECGKPFMSTASLKLHHKMHSDDKPYQCSHCEKRFHLLSLMKTHERIHTGEKPYLCSDCGKSFARSFAFKIHQRSHTGERPYPCSDCGKGFINANDLKVHRRTHTGEKPFKCSYCDKTFIRGCVKNVHERIHTGEKPYCCSICGERFAFKWGFQTHKKKHAAPESS, encoded by the exons ATGTTGAGCATGAAAGCGCAGGTGGATGTGGTCTGCTGTAAATCAGTAGGAACTGATCTGTCCATGCTGGATATTGaggatttcatcacagaaatctgtcagctgaagaaagaggtggcttcactggaggcaaagctgagagaaagaggagacaaaCTGAACAGAGAG GATTCAGTCTGGAgcgtcagagatcagagatccagAGTAACACAGGACTCAGATCTGAGTCTCACTTTGCTCTGTTATACTGACGCTCAGGATCATGAATCCACTGATCAAACCTCTGACTGTAACGCTGGAGAACAGCAGATGCTGCAGACGCCGCTGAAGATGTGCTCCGTCAAACTGGTGGACTGCAGGAACCTGATCgagagcagaggagaagaaaccaccgcagagaaacaacaacaacacactgatgaggaagaggaggaggagaataaTGGGGAGGAAGATGAAGATGGTGATGATTGTACTGAGAATAATGATGATGTTGACGATGGTGACTTTGTTCCTTCAG ataACAATGCTGGTTTATCTCCTGATGGTGAAACTGCATCTACATCGAAAGACCAAAAGACAAAGAAGGGTTTCTCCTGTGCCACCTGTGGAAAAACATTCAGCAAACAGTGTAATTTAACAAGACATaccagaaagaaaaaacacaccgAACATAATGACTACAGCTGCAAGATCTGCAACATCAGTTTTCCAACCTTCAAAGAGAGAACCGTTCATTCAAAAGAGCACAGCGTGAAGAAGGAGTTTCACTGCGAACAGTGCGGGAAGGATTTTTTTAACACTCTTTATAGTATGAGAGCTCATATAAAGACACATGAAGAAAAGACTCTTCAGTGCAATGAATGCAACAAGTATTTCCGGAACAAACGAGATCTTTCAGTTCATATGAGAATTCACACAGGTGAAAAACCGTATCAGTGCCCTAAATGCGAGAAAAGTTTTAACCAGGGTACGCATCTGAAGAACCATTTACTCTTGCACACCAACGAGAGACCGCATCAGTGTCCTCAATGTGAGAAGAGCTTCACCCAGGGATCTAGTCTGAAGACACATCTACTCAAGCACAGCAATGACAATCCGTATCAGTGCAGTGAATGTGGAAAACCTTTTATGAGCACAGCTTCTCTAAAGTTACACCATAAAATGCACTCTGATGACAAACCGTatcagtgttcacactgtgagaaACGTTTCCATCTTTTGAGTTTAATGAAAAcccatgagaggattcacaccggagagaaaccgtacCTGTGCTCTGACTGTGGGAAGAGCTTTGCTAGGTCATTTGCTTTCAAAATTCATCAGAGAAGTCACACCGGAGAAAGACCTTATCCTTGTAGTGATTGTGGGAAGGGTTTTATTAACGCAAATGACTTAAAAGTGCACCGGAGGACTCATACGGGAGAAAAACCTTTTAAATGCTCATATTGTGACAAGACTTTCATCCGAGGATGTGTCAAAAATGTCCATGAACGAATACATACAGGCGAGAAACCTTACTGCTGCTCCATCTGCGGAGAGAGATTCGCTTTTAAATGGGGTTTTCAGACCCACAAGAAGAAGCACGCTGCTCCAGAATCATCATAG